In Kitasatospora sp. NBC_00240, the following are encoded in one genomic region:
- a CDS encoding VOC family protein, whose protein sequence is MSTIKQFQVTFDCAEPVRLAAFWCEVLGYVMPAVPEGFATWEECHRSLPPEDEIYFACTDPSGVAPRLLFQRVPEGKVVKNRVHLDVRAGVGLVGDERLATLEAECARLTALGAKHVLTQRADGVNESCITMQDIEGNEFCLA, encoded by the coding sequence ATGTCAACGATCAAACAGTTCCAAGTGACCTTCGACTGCGCGGAGCCCGTGCGCCTCGCCGCCTTCTGGTGCGAGGTGCTGGGGTACGTCATGCCGGCGGTCCCGGAGGGCTTTGCCACGTGGGAGGAGTGCCACCGCTCGCTGCCGCCCGAGGATGAGATCTACTTCGCGTGCACTGATCCCTCGGGCGTGGCTCCGCGCCTGCTCTTCCAGCGAGTTCCCGAAGGCAAGGTCGTCAAGAACCGGGTGCATCTCGATGTGCGGGCCGGCGTCGGGCTCGTGGGTGACGAGCGCCTGGCCACACTCGAGGCCGAATGCGCACGGCTGACGGCGCTCGGCGCAAAACACGTGCTGACGCAGCGCGCTGATGGCGTCAACGAGTCGTGCATCACGATGCAGGACATCGAGGGCAACGAGTTCTGCCTCGCCTGA